One window of the Pedobacter ginsengisoli genome contains the following:
- a CDS encoding GlxA family transcriptional regulator, protein MRISVFVPEYGVIEAITPPFRSFHTANEFLTTFGKKPIFKVEYVGLNDYVPANNGEYTIKTNRLLKDVSETDLLIIPPTFGDTTKGIQANAEAIPYFKKLYKNGCSLASLCIGAFLLAETGLLNGKKCSTHWAYISDFKERYPEVEVEDGAIITEHDNIYSSGGASSLWNLILYLIEKFSDRETAVMISKYFALDIGRDSQSQFAIFKGQRNHGDAEIQKVQDHIEKHFEDKITIETLANLINTGRRTFERRFKEATNNTSIEYIQRVRIEAAKKFFEASRRNISEIMFDVGYTDTKAFRDTFKKITGLTPIEYRNKFAKIAYEV, encoded by the coding sequence ATGCGAATTTCAGTCTTTGTGCCTGAGTATGGTGTAATTGAGGCAATTACACCTCCTTTTAGAAGCTTCCATACTGCTAATGAGTTTTTAACTACATTTGGTAAAAAACCCATTTTCAAGGTAGAGTACGTTGGTTTAAATGATTATGTACCAGCCAATAATGGAGAGTACACAATTAAAACCAATAGGCTACTCAAAGATGTTAGTGAAACGGACTTACTAATTATACCTCCTACATTTGGCGATACTACCAAAGGAATACAGGCCAATGCAGAGGCTATTCCTTATTTTAAAAAGCTGTATAAAAATGGTTGTAGTCTAGCCAGCTTGTGTATTGGTGCTTTCCTTTTAGCTGAAACAGGCTTACTGAATGGTAAAAAATGTTCTACACATTGGGCTTACATTAGTGATTTTAAAGAAAGATATCCTGAGGTGGAAGTAGAGGATGGAGCCATAATAACAGAACACGACAATATTTACAGCAGTGGTGGTGCAAGTAGTTTATGGAATTTAATACTATACCTTATTGAAAAGTTTTCTGATAGGGAAACAGCAGTTATGATTTCGAAATATTTTGCTTTAGATATTGGCAGAGATAGCCAATCTCAATTTGCCATATTCAAAGGTCAAAGAAACCATGGGGATGCAGAAATTCAAAAGGTACAGGATCATATTGAAAAGCATTTTGAAGATAAAATAACGATAGAAACGTTAGCAAATTTAATTAATACGGGCCGTAGAACATTTGAAAGACGATTTAAAGAGGCTACCAACAACACATCTATAGAGTATATACAAAGAGTAAGAATTGAAGCTGCTAAAAAGTTTTTTGAAGCATCAAGAAGAAATATATCAGAAATCATGTTTGATGTGGGCTATACCGATACAAAAGCATTTAGAGATACATTTAAAAAGATTACAGGACTTACCCCAATTGAGTATAGAAATAAGTTTGCAAAGATAGCTTACGAGGTATAA
- a CDS encoding DUF6496 domain-containing protein, with protein MAKYSEKASEKVEKTMHEMKEGKLRSGSGKKVTSKKQAIAIGLSEARKEGAKMPKKKGK; from the coding sequence ATGGCAAAGTATTCAGAAAAAGCATCAGAAAAGGTTGAAAAAACAATGCATGAGATGAAAGAAGGAAAACTGAGATCAGGAAGTGGGAAAAAGGTAACTTCTAAGAAGCAGGCTATTGCGATTGGATTATCAGAAGCAAGAAAGGAAGGGGCTAAAATGCCTAAAAAGAAAGGGAAATAG
- a CDS encoding sulfite exporter TauE/SafE family protein — MTILFILIISFIASLVRSTLGFGESLVAVPLFLFFLPVDIAVPLSVMLSVIIALIIVIQDHKKIHFYSAKWLIFYAALGVPIGIMILMYGNEVLVKIGLGILIIIYSLYSLQFNSNKTLNEDNKFWLFVCGFLSGIFGGAYGLNGPPLVVYGNLRQWDPKYFRATLQAYFLPVSLISIIGYYAKGLVTSQVNTYFLISIITAMPAIFLGRYLNHQLKDGSFFKYVYCGLIVISLILIISTYTS, encoded by the coding sequence TTGACAATTTTATTTATCCTTATAATTAGTTTCATAGCATCTTTAGTACGTTCAACTTTGGGATTTGGTGAGTCACTGGTCGCCGTTCCGCTTTTTCTTTTTTTCCTGCCGGTAGATATTGCAGTTCCATTGTCCGTAATGCTGTCCGTGATTATTGCACTTATTATTGTGATACAAGACCATAAGAAGATCCATTTTTACAGTGCTAAATGGTTGATTTTTTATGCCGCACTTGGAGTACCTATTGGCATTATGATTCTGATGTATGGAAATGAAGTACTGGTAAAAATTGGCCTTGGAATATTGATTATAATATATTCCTTGTATTCGCTTCAATTTAATAGCAATAAAACATTAAATGAAGATAACAAGTTCTGGCTTTTTGTTTGTGGCTTCTTATCTGGAATATTTGGTGGAGCTTATGGTTTAAATGGTCCGCCATTGGTTGTATACGGGAATTTAAGACAATGGGACCCAAAATATTTCAGAGCCACATTACAAGCCTACTTTTTACCGGTAAGTCTTATTAGTATCATAGGATATTATGCCAAAGGGCTTGTCACCTCACAAGTGAATACTTATTTTCTTATTTCGATAATCACAGCTATGCCCGCCATATTTTTAGGGAGATATTTAAATCATCAATTGAAAGATGGATCCTTTTTTAAGTATGTTTATTGCGGGCTTATAGTGATTAGCCTAATTTTGATTATCAGTACTTATACCTCGTAA